From the Bacillus sp. FJAT-22090 genome, the window TTCTCCGTTGGATCCTGTTTTAGCAAGCTTCACATCTAGTAATTGATCCGTAGAAGGATTAAATCCAAATTTCTTAAGAATATTCGATGCTGGTATACTTACAGACCAATTACTATATGGAGATTTTTCAATAGAATCATCTACAGATACAAATTGCGGTACTTGTGTTGAATTCCATACTTCACCAATATTCGCTGTTCTACCACCGCTTGTAGAGTAAAAATATGCCTGTACTAGTTTACCACCTGATTTAATAACCAATCCGTTAGTTGCTTCTACAGCAGCATTTGTATTTTTATGCTCAGAGGTATATCCTTTGTACATTTGGTCTTTCGTTGTACTACTTAAAATACCAGACTTACTTAATGAGTAACTTCTCGCTGCTACTGATTGAGCTTTTAGGGCTTCGATATGCCATAATGCGGGTGATTCATTTGGAATAACACCTTTTAAATAATTCTCTAAATCAAGTCTATTTGCAATTTGTACATTTGCACCTGATTTAACAACATTAAAACTACCACGGTATTGTGTACCACTAGGCGTCTTACCGAGTGGTTGATTCACAACAGATCCAACAGTAGCATTAGTCGAAGGAATCCAGGAAGAAACGCCTTGATCATCTCTAATGGAGTACCATAGCTCTCCATTTGCATTTGTAAATTCGTTTACTACATATGCACCTTGGAAAGGTTTATACGCTTTTACTACCTCATAATCTGCAGTAGCGCCTTTTCTACCTTCTACATCGGCTGTAAACACAACCATCTTTTCATTGCCCGATAAAGCATGTAAAGCAAATCCATTCGCTGAATACATGGCTGATCCAACTTGATAAATGGAAACTTCCCCATTTACTTGAGAAAAAGTAATAGGTGTATTAGGTAGAGCGTAAAACATTTCGTTCGTTGTTAAATTTTGTAGTTTATAAATTCCTGTCAAATTGAGCGAAGTGGAAGATGCATTATGCACTTCTACACGCACTTGCTTAGAATAGCTTTCTTGTGTATACGCGAATGCCGTATTAGATGTAGCTAATGTAAGTAAAGCGATA encodes:
- a CDS encoding SpoIID/LytB domain-containing protein, which encodes MFKKGLTVLSIALLTLATSNTAFAYTQESYSKQVRVEVHNASSTSLNLTGIYKLQNLTTNEMFYALPNTPITFSQVNGEVSIYQVGSAMYSANGFALHALSGNEKMVVFTADVEGRKGATADYEVVKAYKPFQGAYVVNEFTNANGELWYSIRDDQGVSSWIPSTNATVGSVVNQPLGKTPSGTQYRGSFNVVKSGANVQIANRLDLENYLKGVIPNESPALWHIEALKAQSVAARSYSLSKSGILSSTTKDQMYKGYTSEHKNTNAAVEATNGLVIKSGGKLVQAYFYSTSGGRTANIGEVWNSTQVPQFVSVDDSIEKSPYSNWSVSIPASNILKKFGFNPSTDQLLDVKLAKTGSNGEVSAVTAVTSAGEKTIEGNETVMRNVFLDANNASLKSNWFDISFTKPSGVTDIAVQGANGSSAVTSLNGMSVQTATGTETISSGPVGVQTNEGIVSTTATTSGIQSVTVNGKGYGHRIGMSQYGAKARAEAGWTYDRILKHYYQGVTIEKY